Proteins encoded by one window of Cydia fagiglandana chromosome Z, ilCydFagi1.1, whole genome shotgun sequence:
- the LOC134679295 gene encoding major facilitator superfamily domain-containing protein 6 has translation MVTSNMKVNKKLLPVKGHYFLFNAGTAPLVPYLSTYARQLGFSSATVGLIYTILPIFGLVAKPLFGVIADRFRIQKSIFILFQIVTIVSFGAIYLIPVSDSLATVGISCSSGLSYLQSRYLEETMIDWDKLDKLGKENGTAACQMTCDMTSPKMWQTICEHWHIPQYCYSATDSINYTAYVASSTVRDNCAYIVANNVSLEGQFYTPRCNIGSDYVDINEPCNLQCDNAALSGVIGGRAANMTCGNQTLNYKLCVNDTSLEKMPANVSSKCEAHCNLDSTTPWRLMEICDGWYADDAESCQPKTRQGQALPSELSFTGYVELETATNVSSYIYVRLKNVAIPNGDSESVHYPYCASHELFQTSCKINCNNAQLNELFQSATESLSTGSQYTGQFWMFFVLMVLSWVGMAVVVTFADAICFNILGAKVSQYGKQRLWGSVGWGIFSLLTGALIDVFSEGEYKNYAVAFVLMFVFMLGDVIVSCFIKIESTKMSVSILADVGSLLSSLPTVIFFLWTIAVGLCTGLLWSFLFWHLEDISKQNGSGSEYDKTLQGLVSAIQTFGGEIPFMFVSGFILKRLGHINMMTLVLFAFGVRFILYSLLTNAWWVLPIEMFQGITFGMFYPTMASYAKVVSPPGTETTVQGLTGAIFEGVGTSLGSFIGGLLYDQYGSWKTFLWFGIGSLVFCVVHVVVQCLVKDRTAGTPQGGYMSIIRYEQPGDMVCIMEDHLEGREMQLR, from the exons ATGGTGACATCAAACATGAAAGTCAACAAAAAGCTGTTGCCTGTAAAAGGGCATTATTTTCTTTTCAATGCAG GAACTGCACCCTTAGTCCCTTATCTCTCCACATATGCCCGGCAACTAGGATTCTCTTCCGCCACGGTGGGCCTGATCTACACAATCCTGCCAATATTTGGACTTGTAGCAAAACCTCTTTTTGGAGTTATTGCTGATAG ATTTAGGATACAGAAATCAATTTTCATACTATTTCAAATTGTAACAATTGTGAGCTTCGGCGCCATATACCTAATACCGGTGTCCGACAGCCTTGCCACCGTGGGTATTTCCTGCAGTAGTGGATTATCTTACCTGCAGAGCCGTTATCTGGAGGAGACAATGATAGATTGGGATAAATTAGACAAGCTAGGCAAAGAAAACGGCACGGCGGCATGTCAG ATGACATGCGACATGACCTCACCTAAGATGTGGCAAACGATATGCGAACACTGGCACATACCACAGTACTGTTATAGTGCCACAGACAGCATAAACTATACGGCGTATGTGGCCAGCTCCACTGTGCGCGACAACTGTGCTTATATAGTGGCTAACAATGTCTCGTTAGAAG GCCAATTTTACACCCCCCGCTGTAATATTGGAAGCGACTACGTGGACATAAACGAGCCCTGTAACCTGCAGTGCGACAACGCCGCCCTGTCCGGGGTGATAGGCGGTCGCGCCGCGAACATGACTTGCGGGAATCAGACTCTTAACTATAAACTATGTGTGAACGATACGTCGTTGGAGAAGATGCCTGCGAATGTTAGCAGTAAATGTGAG GCGCATTGCAACCTAGACTCGACGACCCCATGGCGTCTCATGGAAATCTGCGATGGTTGGTACGCCGATGACGCCGAGTCCTGCCAGCCGAAGACTAGGCAGGGGCAGGCGCTGCCATCCGAACTGTCATTCACTGGATACGTGGAACTAGAGACCGCGACTAACGTTAGCAGCTACATTTATGTTAGACTTAAAAACGTGGCCATTCCTAACG GTGATTCGGAGTCTGTACATTATCCATATTGCGCTTCACACGAGTTATTCCAGACGTCGTGTAAAATAAATTGCAATAACGCTCAG TTGAACGAGTTGTTCCAATCAGCGACAGAGAGCCTCAGCACGGGTAGCCAGTATACCGGGCAGTTCTGGATGTTCTTCGTGCTCATGGTGCTCAGCTGGGTGGGCATGGCCGTCGTCGTTACCTTCGCTGATGCCATCTGCTtcaatattttag GTGCGAAAGTGTCCCAATACGGCAAGCAGCGCCTATGGGGCTCAGTGGGCTGGGGTATATTCTCTTTGCTCACTGGCGCCCTCATAGATGTGTTCAGCGAGGGCGAGTACAAGAACTACGCGGTCGCGTTCGTGCTCATGTTCGTGTTCATGCTCGGTGACGTCATCGTGTCGTGTTTCATAAAG ATCGAATCCACAAAAATGTCCGTCAGCATTCTCGCCGATGTCGGATCCCTGCTATCCTCTCTACCCACTGTGATATTCTTTCTATGGACGATAGCAGTCGGTCTCTGCACGGGACTGCTGTGGTCGTTCCTTTTCTGGCATTTAGAGGACATTTCGAAGCAGAACGGCAGTGGCTCGGAGTACGACAAGACTCTGCAAGGCCTGGTCAGCGCTATACAGACGTTTGGAGGGGAGATACCGTTCATGTTTGTGTCTG GTTTCATCCTAAAGCGTTTAGGTCATATAAACATGATGACCCTTGTGCTGTTCGCGTTCGGCGTGCGCTTTATACTTTACTCGCTGTTGACCAACGCGTGGTGGGTTCTGCCCATAGAGATGTTTCAGGGCATCACCTTTGGCATGTTCTACCCCACCATGGCGTCCTACGCTAAGGTCGTATCGCCGCCCGGCACTGAAACCACTGTGCAG GGGCTAACGGGAGCGATATTCGAAGGCGTCGGCACTTCCCTAGGCAGTTTCATCGGCGGCCTCCTCTACGACCAATACGGGAGTTGGAAGACGTTCCTATGGTTTGGGATCGGGTCCCTCGTTTTCTGCGTCGTCCACGTCGTAGTCCAGTGCCTGGTGAAGGACAGAACGGCAGGAACACCGCAAG